A genomic segment from Labrus bergylta chromosome 3, fLabBer1.1, whole genome shotgun sequence encodes:
- the celf1 gene encoding CUGBP Elav-like family member 1 isoform X1 has product MESLEPETLYVPLEQTGQPTLPVPNLEGSNLELGGGKKMNGSLEHPDQPDIDAIKMFVGQIPRSWSEEQLRELFEPYGAVYEINVLRDRSQNPPQSKGCCFITYYTRKSALEAQNALHNMKILPGMHHPIQMKPADSEKNNAVEDRKLFIGMISKKCNENDIRLMFSPYGQIEECRILRGPDGLSRGCAFVTFTARQMAQSAIKSLHQSQTMEGCSSPIVVKFADTQKDKEQKRMAQQLQQQMQQLSAASMWGNLTGLNSLGPQYLALYLQLLQQSASSGNALNNLHPVSGLHAMQNLAALAAAATATQATPTGTNTMTTSSSPLSALTSSGSSPTSSSNSSVNTIASLGALQSLVAGAGAGLNMGSLAGMAALNGSLSSGGLSNGSGSTMEALSQAYSGIQQYAAAALPSLYNQSLLSQQSVSAAGSQKEAGDSYSTGPEGANLFIYHLPQEFGDQDLLQMFMPFGNVISAKVFIDKQTNLSKCFGFVSYDNPVSSQAAIQSMNGFQIGMKRLKVQLKRSKNDSKPY; this is encoded by the exons ATGGAAAGCCTGGAACCTGAAACCCTGTATGTGCCACTGGAGCAGACTGGACAGCCCACACTCCCCGTCCCCAACTTAGAAGGCTCTAACTTGGAACTAGGGGG TGGGAAGAAGATGAATGGGTCTCTGGAGCACCCCGACCAACCAGACATTGATGCTATTAAGATGTTTGTCGGACAGATCCCAAGGTCCTGGTCTGAAGAGCAGCTTCGGGAGCTATTTGAGCCTTATGGAGCAGTCTATGAGATCAATGTTCTTCGAGACCGCAGCCAGAATCCCCCACAGAGCAAAG GCTGCTGTTTTATAACTTACTACACTCGCAAGTCAGCCTTGGAAGCACAGAATGCTCTGCACAACATGAAGATTCTTCCAGGG ATGCACCACCCAATCCAAATGAAGCCAGCTGACAGTGAGAAAAACAATG CAGTGGAGGACAGGAAGCTGTTTATTGGAATGATCTCAAAGAAGTGTAATGAGAACGACATCCGACTGATGTTCTCCCCATACGGACAGATAGAGGAGTGCCGAATACTTCGAGGCCCTGATGGACTCAGCCGAG ggTGTGCGTTTGTGACTTTCACAGCGAGACAAATGGCCCAGTCTGCCATCAAGTCCTTGCATCAGTCCCAGACTATGGAG ggatGTTCATCACCCATTGTGGTCAAGTTTGCAGACACTCAGAAGGACAAGGAACAGAAGCGCATGgcccagcagctgcagcagcagatgcAGCAGCTCAGTGCTGCTTCCATGTGGGGAAACCTCACTGGCCTCAACAGCCTTGGTCCACAGTACCTAgca CTCTACCTACAGTTGCTGCAGCAGTCAGCTTCCTCAGGGAACGCACTCAACAACTTGCACCCGGTTTCAG gTCTTCATGCCATGCAGAACCTGGCTgctttagcagcagcagcaactgCCACACAGGCCACGCCCACAGGAACCAACACCATGACAACATCTAGTAGCCCTCTAAGTGCATTAACAAGTTCag GGTCGTCCCCCACCTCCAGCAGCAACTCCTCAGTGAACACCATTGCTTCCTTGGGGGCGCTGCAGTCTCTGGTTGCTGGTGCTGGAGCAGGCCTTAACATGGGCTCCCTGGCAG GCATGGCAGCTCTGAATGGTAGTCTTAGCTCTGGAGGCCTATCCAATGGCTCAGGAAGCACCATGGAGGCACTGAGCCAGGCCTACTCAGGCATCCAGCAGTACGCTGCTGCTGCCCTCCCCAGCCTGTATAACCAGAGCCTGCTGTCCCAGCAGAGCGTCTCAGCAGCAGGCAGCCAAAAAGAAG CTGGGGACAGTTACAGCACCG GTCCAGAGGGTGCCAACTTGTTCATTTACCACCTGCCCCAGGAGTTTGGTGACCAAGACCTGCTCCAGATGTTCATGCCTTTCGGAAATGTCATATCTGCTAAAGTCTTCAttgacaaacagacaaacctGAGCAAGTGTTTTG GCTTTGTGAGCTATGACAACCCTGTGTCATCACAGGCAGCCATCCAGTCAATGAATGGTTTCCAGATCGGCATGAAGAGGCTGAAGGTGCAGCTGAAGCGCTCAAAGAACGACAGCAAGCCCTACTGA
- the celf1 gene encoding CUGBP Elav-like family member 1 isoform X3 has translation MESLEPETLYVPLEQTGQPTLPVPNLEGSNLELGGGKKMNGSLEHPDQPDIDAIKMFVGQIPRSWSEEQLRELFEPYGAVYEINVLRDRSQNPPQSKGCCFITYYTRKSALEAQNALHNMKILPGMHHPIQMKPADSEKNNAVEDRKLFIGMISKKCNENDIRLMFSPYGQIEECRILRGPDGLSRGCAFVTFTARQMAQSAIKSLHQSQTMEGCSSPIVVKFADTQKDKEQKRMAQQLQQQMQQLSAASMWGNLTGLNSLGPQYLALYLQLLQQSASSGNALNNLHPVSGLHAMQNLAALAAAATATQATPTGTNTMTTSSSPLSALTSSGSSPTSSSNSSVNTIASLGALQSLVAGAGAGLNMGSLAGMAALNGSLSSGGLSNGSGSTMEALSQAYSGIQQYAAAALPSLYNQSLLSQQSVSAAGSQKEGPEGANLFIYHLPQEFGDQDLLQMFMPFGNVISAKVFIDKQTNLSKCFGFVSYDNPVSSQAAIQSMNGFQIGMKRLKVQLKRSKNDSKPY, from the exons ATGGAAAGCCTGGAACCTGAAACCCTGTATGTGCCACTGGAGCAGACTGGACAGCCCACACTCCCCGTCCCCAACTTAGAAGGCTCTAACTTGGAACTAGGGGG TGGGAAGAAGATGAATGGGTCTCTGGAGCACCCCGACCAACCAGACATTGATGCTATTAAGATGTTTGTCGGACAGATCCCAAGGTCCTGGTCTGAAGAGCAGCTTCGGGAGCTATTTGAGCCTTATGGAGCAGTCTATGAGATCAATGTTCTTCGAGACCGCAGCCAGAATCCCCCACAGAGCAAAG GCTGCTGTTTTATAACTTACTACACTCGCAAGTCAGCCTTGGAAGCACAGAATGCTCTGCACAACATGAAGATTCTTCCAGGG ATGCACCACCCAATCCAAATGAAGCCAGCTGACAGTGAGAAAAACAATG CAGTGGAGGACAGGAAGCTGTTTATTGGAATGATCTCAAAGAAGTGTAATGAGAACGACATCCGACTGATGTTCTCCCCATACGGACAGATAGAGGAGTGCCGAATACTTCGAGGCCCTGATGGACTCAGCCGAG ggTGTGCGTTTGTGACTTTCACAGCGAGACAAATGGCCCAGTCTGCCATCAAGTCCTTGCATCAGTCCCAGACTATGGAG ggatGTTCATCACCCATTGTGGTCAAGTTTGCAGACACTCAGAAGGACAAGGAACAGAAGCGCATGgcccagcagctgcagcagcagatgcAGCAGCTCAGTGCTGCTTCCATGTGGGGAAACCTCACTGGCCTCAACAGCCTTGGTCCACAGTACCTAgca CTCTACCTACAGTTGCTGCAGCAGTCAGCTTCCTCAGGGAACGCACTCAACAACTTGCACCCGGTTTCAG gTCTTCATGCCATGCAGAACCTGGCTgctttagcagcagcagcaactgCCACACAGGCCACGCCCACAGGAACCAACACCATGACAACATCTAGTAGCCCTCTAAGTGCATTAACAAGTTCag GGTCGTCCCCCACCTCCAGCAGCAACTCCTCAGTGAACACCATTGCTTCCTTGGGGGCGCTGCAGTCTCTGGTTGCTGGTGCTGGAGCAGGCCTTAACATGGGCTCCCTGGCAG GCATGGCAGCTCTGAATGGTAGTCTTAGCTCTGGAGGCCTATCCAATGGCTCAGGAAGCACCATGGAGGCACTGAGCCAGGCCTACTCAGGCATCCAGCAGTACGCTGCTGCTGCCCTCCCCAGCCTGTATAACCAGAGCCTGCTGTCCCAGCAGAGCGTCTCAGCAGCAGGCAGCCAAAAAGAAG GTCCAGAGGGTGCCAACTTGTTCATTTACCACCTGCCCCAGGAGTTTGGTGACCAAGACCTGCTCCAGATGTTCATGCCTTTCGGAAATGTCATATCTGCTAAAGTCTTCAttgacaaacagacaaacctGAGCAAGTGTTTTG GCTTTGTGAGCTATGACAACCCTGTGTCATCACAGGCAGCCATCCAGTCAATGAATGGTTTCCAGATCGGCATGAAGAGGCTGAAGGTGCAGCTGAAGCGCTCAAAGAACGACAGCAAGCCCTACTGA
- the celf1 gene encoding CUGBP Elav-like family member 1 isoform X8, translated as MESLEPETLYVPLEQTGQPTLPVPNLEGSNLELGGGKKMNGSLEHPDQPDIDAIKMFVGQIPRSWSEEQLRELFEPYGAVYEINVLRDRSQNPPQSKGCCFITYYTRKSALEAQNALHNMKILPGMHHPIQMKPADSEKNNAVEDRKLFIGMISKKCNENDIRLMFSPYGQIEECRILRGPDGLSRGCAFVTFTARQMAQSAIKSLHQSQTMEGCSSPIVVKFADTQKDKEQKRMAQQLQQQMQQLSAASMWGNLTGLNSLGPQYLALYLQLLQQSASSGNALNNLHPVSGLHAMQNLAALAAAATATQATPTGTNTMTTSSSPLSALTSSGMAALNGSLSSGGLSNGSGSTMEALSQAYSGIQQYAAAALPSLYNQSLLSQQSVSAAGSQKEAGDSYSTGPEGANLFIYHLPQEFGDQDLLQMFMPFGNVISAKVFIDKQTNLSKCFGFVSYDNPVSSQAAIQSMNGFQIGMKRLKVQLKRSKNDSKPY; from the exons ATGGAAAGCCTGGAACCTGAAACCCTGTATGTGCCACTGGAGCAGACTGGACAGCCCACACTCCCCGTCCCCAACTTAGAAGGCTCTAACTTGGAACTAGGGGG TGGGAAGAAGATGAATGGGTCTCTGGAGCACCCCGACCAACCAGACATTGATGCTATTAAGATGTTTGTCGGACAGATCCCAAGGTCCTGGTCTGAAGAGCAGCTTCGGGAGCTATTTGAGCCTTATGGAGCAGTCTATGAGATCAATGTTCTTCGAGACCGCAGCCAGAATCCCCCACAGAGCAAAG GCTGCTGTTTTATAACTTACTACACTCGCAAGTCAGCCTTGGAAGCACAGAATGCTCTGCACAACATGAAGATTCTTCCAGGG ATGCACCACCCAATCCAAATGAAGCCAGCTGACAGTGAGAAAAACAATG CAGTGGAGGACAGGAAGCTGTTTATTGGAATGATCTCAAAGAAGTGTAATGAGAACGACATCCGACTGATGTTCTCCCCATACGGACAGATAGAGGAGTGCCGAATACTTCGAGGCCCTGATGGACTCAGCCGAG ggTGTGCGTTTGTGACTTTCACAGCGAGACAAATGGCCCAGTCTGCCATCAAGTCCTTGCATCAGTCCCAGACTATGGAG ggatGTTCATCACCCATTGTGGTCAAGTTTGCAGACACTCAGAAGGACAAGGAACAGAAGCGCATGgcccagcagctgcagcagcagatgcAGCAGCTCAGTGCTGCTTCCATGTGGGGAAACCTCACTGGCCTCAACAGCCTTGGTCCACAGTACCTAgca CTCTACCTACAGTTGCTGCAGCAGTCAGCTTCCTCAGGGAACGCACTCAACAACTTGCACCCGGTTTCAG gTCTTCATGCCATGCAGAACCTGGCTgctttagcagcagcagcaactgCCACACAGGCCACGCCCACAGGAACCAACACCATGACAACATCTAGTAGCCCTCTAAGTGCATTAACAAGTTCag GCATGGCAGCTCTGAATGGTAGTCTTAGCTCTGGAGGCCTATCCAATGGCTCAGGAAGCACCATGGAGGCACTGAGCCAGGCCTACTCAGGCATCCAGCAGTACGCTGCTGCTGCCCTCCCCAGCCTGTATAACCAGAGCCTGCTGTCCCAGCAGAGCGTCTCAGCAGCAGGCAGCCAAAAAGAAG CTGGGGACAGTTACAGCACCG GTCCAGAGGGTGCCAACTTGTTCATTTACCACCTGCCCCAGGAGTTTGGTGACCAAGACCTGCTCCAGATGTTCATGCCTTTCGGAAATGTCATATCTGCTAAAGTCTTCAttgacaaacagacaaacctGAGCAAGTGTTTTG GCTTTGTGAGCTATGACAACCCTGTGTCATCACAGGCAGCCATCCAGTCAATGAATGGTTTCCAGATCGGCATGAAGAGGCTGAAGGTGCAGCTGAAGCGCTCAAAGAACGACAGCAAGCCCTACTGA
- the celf1 gene encoding CUGBP Elav-like family member 1 isoform X5: MASFKLDFLPEMMVDHCSLNSSPVGKKMNGSLEHPDQPDIDAIKMFVGQIPRSWSEEQLRELFEPYGAVYEINVLRDRSQNPPQSKGCCFITYYTRKSALEAQNALHNMKILPGMHHPIQMKPADSEKNNAVEDRKLFIGMISKKCNENDIRLMFSPYGQIEECRILRGPDGLSRGCAFVTFTARQMAQSAIKSLHQSQTMEGCSSPIVVKFADTQKDKEQKRMAQQLQQQMQQLSAASMWGNLTGLNSLGPQYLALYLQLLQQSASSGNALNNLHPVSGLHAMQNLAALAAAATATQATPTGTNTMTTSSSPLSALTSSGSSPTSSSNSSVNTIASLGALQSLVAGAGAGLNMGSLAGMAALNGSLSSGGLSNGSGSTMEALSQAYSGIQQYAAAALPSLYNQSLLSQQSVSAAGSQKEAGDSYSTGPEGANLFIYHLPQEFGDQDLLQMFMPFGNVISAKVFIDKQTNLSKCFGFVSYDNPVSSQAAIQSMNGFQIGMKRLKVQLKRSKNDSKPY; encoded by the exons ATGGCTTCTTTCAAACTGGATTTTCTCCCTGAGATGATGGTGGACCACTGCTCTTTGAATTCAAGCCCGGT TGGGAAGAAGATGAATGGGTCTCTGGAGCACCCCGACCAACCAGACATTGATGCTATTAAGATGTTTGTCGGACAGATCCCAAGGTCCTGGTCTGAAGAGCAGCTTCGGGAGCTATTTGAGCCTTATGGAGCAGTCTATGAGATCAATGTTCTTCGAGACCGCAGCCAGAATCCCCCACAGAGCAAAG GCTGCTGTTTTATAACTTACTACACTCGCAAGTCAGCCTTGGAAGCACAGAATGCTCTGCACAACATGAAGATTCTTCCAGGG ATGCACCACCCAATCCAAATGAAGCCAGCTGACAGTGAGAAAAACAATG CAGTGGAGGACAGGAAGCTGTTTATTGGAATGATCTCAAAGAAGTGTAATGAGAACGACATCCGACTGATGTTCTCCCCATACGGACAGATAGAGGAGTGCCGAATACTTCGAGGCCCTGATGGACTCAGCCGAG ggTGTGCGTTTGTGACTTTCACAGCGAGACAAATGGCCCAGTCTGCCATCAAGTCCTTGCATCAGTCCCAGACTATGGAG ggatGTTCATCACCCATTGTGGTCAAGTTTGCAGACACTCAGAAGGACAAGGAACAGAAGCGCATGgcccagcagctgcagcagcagatgcAGCAGCTCAGTGCTGCTTCCATGTGGGGAAACCTCACTGGCCTCAACAGCCTTGGTCCACAGTACCTAgca CTCTACCTACAGTTGCTGCAGCAGTCAGCTTCCTCAGGGAACGCACTCAACAACTTGCACCCGGTTTCAG gTCTTCATGCCATGCAGAACCTGGCTgctttagcagcagcagcaactgCCACACAGGCCACGCCCACAGGAACCAACACCATGACAACATCTAGTAGCCCTCTAAGTGCATTAACAAGTTCag GGTCGTCCCCCACCTCCAGCAGCAACTCCTCAGTGAACACCATTGCTTCCTTGGGGGCGCTGCAGTCTCTGGTTGCTGGTGCTGGAGCAGGCCTTAACATGGGCTCCCTGGCAG GCATGGCAGCTCTGAATGGTAGTCTTAGCTCTGGAGGCCTATCCAATGGCTCAGGAAGCACCATGGAGGCACTGAGCCAGGCCTACTCAGGCATCCAGCAGTACGCTGCTGCTGCCCTCCCCAGCCTGTATAACCAGAGCCTGCTGTCCCAGCAGAGCGTCTCAGCAGCAGGCAGCCAAAAAGAAG CTGGGGACAGTTACAGCACCG GTCCAGAGGGTGCCAACTTGTTCATTTACCACCTGCCCCAGGAGTTTGGTGACCAAGACCTGCTCCAGATGTTCATGCCTTTCGGAAATGTCATATCTGCTAAAGTCTTCAttgacaaacagacaaacctGAGCAAGTGTTTTG GCTTTGTGAGCTATGACAACCCTGTGTCATCACAGGCAGCCATCCAGTCAATGAATGGTTTCCAGATCGGCATGAAGAGGCTGAAGGTGCAGCTGAAGCGCTCAAAGAACGACAGCAAGCCCTACTGA
- the celf1 gene encoding CUGBP Elav-like family member 1 isoform X13, whose amino-acid sequence MASFKLDFLPEMMVDHCSLNSSPVGKKMNGSLEHPDQPDIDAIKMFVGQIPRSWSEEQLRELFEPYGAVYEINVLRDRSQNPPQSKGCCFITYYTRKSALEAQNALHNMKILPGMHHPIQMKPADSEKNNAVEDRKLFIGMISKKCNENDIRLMFSPYGQIEECRILRGPDGLSRGCAFVTFTARQMAQSAIKSLHQSQTMEGCSSPIVVKFADTQKDKEQKRMAQQLQQQMQQLSAASMWGNLTGLNSLGPQYLALYLQLLQQSASSGNALNNLHPVSGSSPTSSSNSSVNTIASLGALQSLVAGAGAGLNMGSLAGMAALNGSLSSGGLSNGSGSTMEALSQAYSGIQQYAAAALPSLYNQSLLSQQSVSAAGSQKEGPEGANLFIYHLPQEFGDQDLLQMFMPFGNVISAKVFIDKQTNLSKCFGFVSYDNPVSSQAAIQSMNGFQIGMKRLKVQLKRSKNDSKPY is encoded by the exons ATGGCTTCTTTCAAACTGGATTTTCTCCCTGAGATGATGGTGGACCACTGCTCTTTGAATTCAAGCCCGGT TGGGAAGAAGATGAATGGGTCTCTGGAGCACCCCGACCAACCAGACATTGATGCTATTAAGATGTTTGTCGGACAGATCCCAAGGTCCTGGTCTGAAGAGCAGCTTCGGGAGCTATTTGAGCCTTATGGAGCAGTCTATGAGATCAATGTTCTTCGAGACCGCAGCCAGAATCCCCCACAGAGCAAAG GCTGCTGTTTTATAACTTACTACACTCGCAAGTCAGCCTTGGAAGCACAGAATGCTCTGCACAACATGAAGATTCTTCCAGGG ATGCACCACCCAATCCAAATGAAGCCAGCTGACAGTGAGAAAAACAATG CAGTGGAGGACAGGAAGCTGTTTATTGGAATGATCTCAAAGAAGTGTAATGAGAACGACATCCGACTGATGTTCTCCCCATACGGACAGATAGAGGAGTGCCGAATACTTCGAGGCCCTGATGGACTCAGCCGAG ggTGTGCGTTTGTGACTTTCACAGCGAGACAAATGGCCCAGTCTGCCATCAAGTCCTTGCATCAGTCCCAGACTATGGAG ggatGTTCATCACCCATTGTGGTCAAGTTTGCAGACACTCAGAAGGACAAGGAACAGAAGCGCATGgcccagcagctgcagcagcagatgcAGCAGCTCAGTGCTGCTTCCATGTGGGGAAACCTCACTGGCCTCAACAGCCTTGGTCCACAGTACCTAgca CTCTACCTACAGTTGCTGCAGCAGTCAGCTTCCTCAGGGAACGCACTCAACAACTTGCACCCGGTTTCAG GGTCGTCCCCCACCTCCAGCAGCAACTCCTCAGTGAACACCATTGCTTCCTTGGGGGCGCTGCAGTCTCTGGTTGCTGGTGCTGGAGCAGGCCTTAACATGGGCTCCCTGGCAG GCATGGCAGCTCTGAATGGTAGTCTTAGCTCTGGAGGCCTATCCAATGGCTCAGGAAGCACCATGGAGGCACTGAGCCAGGCCTACTCAGGCATCCAGCAGTACGCTGCTGCTGCCCTCCCCAGCCTGTATAACCAGAGCCTGCTGTCCCAGCAGAGCGTCTCAGCAGCAGGCAGCCAAAAAGAAG GTCCAGAGGGTGCCAACTTGTTCATTTACCACCTGCCCCAGGAGTTTGGTGACCAAGACCTGCTCCAGATGTTCATGCCTTTCGGAAATGTCATATCTGCTAAAGTCTTCAttgacaaacagacaaacctGAGCAAGTGTTTTG GCTTTGTGAGCTATGACAACCCTGTGTCATCACAGGCAGCCATCCAGTCAATGAATGGTTTCCAGATCGGCATGAAGAGGCTGAAGGTGCAGCTGAAGCGCTCAAAGAACGACAGCAAGCCCTACTGA
- the celf1 gene encoding CUGBP Elav-like family member 1 isoform X6 → MASFKLDFLPEMMVDHCSLNSSPVGKKMNGSLEHPDQPDIDAIKMFVGQIPRSWSEEQLRELFEPYGAVYEINVLRDRSQNPPQSKGCCFITYYTRKSALEAQNALHNMKILPGMHHPIQMKPADSEKNNAVEDRKLFIGMISKKCNENDIRLMFSPYGQIEECRILRGPDGLSRGCAFVTFTARQMAQSAIKSLHQSQTMEGCSSPIVVKFADTQKDKEQKRMAQQLQQQMQQLSAASMWGNLTGLNSLGPQYLALYLQLLQQSASSGNALNNLHPVSGLHAMQNLAALAAAATATQATPTGTNTMTTSSSPLSALTSSGSSPTSSSNSSVNTIASLGALQSLVAGAGAGLNMGSLAGMAALNGSLSSGGLSNGSGSTMEALSQAYSGIQQYAAAALPSLYNQSLLSQQSVSAAGSQKEGPEGANLFIYHLPQEFGDQDLLQMFMPFGNVISAKVFIDKQTNLSKCFGFVSYDNPVSSQAAIQSMNGFQIGMKRLKVQLKRSKNDSKPY, encoded by the exons ATGGCTTCTTTCAAACTGGATTTTCTCCCTGAGATGATGGTGGACCACTGCTCTTTGAATTCAAGCCCGGT TGGGAAGAAGATGAATGGGTCTCTGGAGCACCCCGACCAACCAGACATTGATGCTATTAAGATGTTTGTCGGACAGATCCCAAGGTCCTGGTCTGAAGAGCAGCTTCGGGAGCTATTTGAGCCTTATGGAGCAGTCTATGAGATCAATGTTCTTCGAGACCGCAGCCAGAATCCCCCACAGAGCAAAG GCTGCTGTTTTATAACTTACTACACTCGCAAGTCAGCCTTGGAAGCACAGAATGCTCTGCACAACATGAAGATTCTTCCAGGG ATGCACCACCCAATCCAAATGAAGCCAGCTGACAGTGAGAAAAACAATG CAGTGGAGGACAGGAAGCTGTTTATTGGAATGATCTCAAAGAAGTGTAATGAGAACGACATCCGACTGATGTTCTCCCCATACGGACAGATAGAGGAGTGCCGAATACTTCGAGGCCCTGATGGACTCAGCCGAG ggTGTGCGTTTGTGACTTTCACAGCGAGACAAATGGCCCAGTCTGCCATCAAGTCCTTGCATCAGTCCCAGACTATGGAG ggatGTTCATCACCCATTGTGGTCAAGTTTGCAGACACTCAGAAGGACAAGGAACAGAAGCGCATGgcccagcagctgcagcagcagatgcAGCAGCTCAGTGCTGCTTCCATGTGGGGAAACCTCACTGGCCTCAACAGCCTTGGTCCACAGTACCTAgca CTCTACCTACAGTTGCTGCAGCAGTCAGCTTCCTCAGGGAACGCACTCAACAACTTGCACCCGGTTTCAG gTCTTCATGCCATGCAGAACCTGGCTgctttagcagcagcagcaactgCCACACAGGCCACGCCCACAGGAACCAACACCATGACAACATCTAGTAGCCCTCTAAGTGCATTAACAAGTTCag GGTCGTCCCCCACCTCCAGCAGCAACTCCTCAGTGAACACCATTGCTTCCTTGGGGGCGCTGCAGTCTCTGGTTGCTGGTGCTGGAGCAGGCCTTAACATGGGCTCCCTGGCAG GCATGGCAGCTCTGAATGGTAGTCTTAGCTCTGGAGGCCTATCCAATGGCTCAGGAAGCACCATGGAGGCACTGAGCCAGGCCTACTCAGGCATCCAGCAGTACGCTGCTGCTGCCCTCCCCAGCCTGTATAACCAGAGCCTGCTGTCCCAGCAGAGCGTCTCAGCAGCAGGCAGCCAAAAAGAAG GTCCAGAGGGTGCCAACTTGTTCATTTACCACCTGCCCCAGGAGTTTGGTGACCAAGACCTGCTCCAGATGTTCATGCCTTTCGGAAATGTCATATCTGCTAAAGTCTTCAttgacaaacagacaaacctGAGCAAGTGTTTTG GCTTTGTGAGCTATGACAACCCTGTGTCATCACAGGCAGCCATCCAGTCAATGAATGGTTTCCAGATCGGCATGAAGAGGCTGAAGGTGCAGCTGAAGCGCTCAAAGAACGACAGCAAGCCCTACTGA
- the celf1 gene encoding CUGBP Elav-like family member 1 isoform X9 produces MNGSLEHPDQPDIDAIKMFVGQIPRSWSEEQLRELFEPYGAVYEINVLRDRSQNPPQSKGCCFITYYTRKSALEAQNALHNMKILPGMHHPIQMKPADSEKNNAVEDRKLFIGMISKKCNENDIRLMFSPYGQIEECRILRGPDGLSRGCAFVTFTARQMAQSAIKSLHQSQTMEGCSSPIVVKFADTQKDKEQKRMAQQLQQQMQQLSAASMWGNLTGLNSLGPQYLALYLQLLQQSASSGNALNNLHPVSGLHAMQNLAALAAAATATQATPTGTNTMTTSSSPLSALTSSGSSPTSSSNSSVNTIASLGALQSLVAGAGAGLNMGSLAGMAALNGSLSSGGLSNGSGSTMEALSQAYSGIQQYAAAALPSLYNQSLLSQQSVSAAGSQKEAGDSYSTGPEGANLFIYHLPQEFGDQDLLQMFMPFGNVISAKVFIDKQTNLSKCFGFVSYDNPVSSQAAIQSMNGFQIGMKRLKVQLKRSKNDSKPY; encoded by the exons ATGAATGGGTCTCTGGAGCACCCCGACCAACCAGACATTGATGCTATTAAGATGTTTGTCGGACAGATCCCAAGGTCCTGGTCTGAAGAGCAGCTTCGGGAGCTATTTGAGCCTTATGGAGCAGTCTATGAGATCAATGTTCTTCGAGACCGCAGCCAGAATCCCCCACAGAGCAAAG GCTGCTGTTTTATAACTTACTACACTCGCAAGTCAGCCTTGGAAGCACAGAATGCTCTGCACAACATGAAGATTCTTCCAGGG ATGCACCACCCAATCCAAATGAAGCCAGCTGACAGTGAGAAAAACAATG CAGTGGAGGACAGGAAGCTGTTTATTGGAATGATCTCAAAGAAGTGTAATGAGAACGACATCCGACTGATGTTCTCCCCATACGGACAGATAGAGGAGTGCCGAATACTTCGAGGCCCTGATGGACTCAGCCGAG ggTGTGCGTTTGTGACTTTCACAGCGAGACAAATGGCCCAGTCTGCCATCAAGTCCTTGCATCAGTCCCAGACTATGGAG ggatGTTCATCACCCATTGTGGTCAAGTTTGCAGACACTCAGAAGGACAAGGAACAGAAGCGCATGgcccagcagctgcagcagcagatgcAGCAGCTCAGTGCTGCTTCCATGTGGGGAAACCTCACTGGCCTCAACAGCCTTGGTCCACAGTACCTAgca CTCTACCTACAGTTGCTGCAGCAGTCAGCTTCCTCAGGGAACGCACTCAACAACTTGCACCCGGTTTCAG gTCTTCATGCCATGCAGAACCTGGCTgctttagcagcagcagcaactgCCACACAGGCCACGCCCACAGGAACCAACACCATGACAACATCTAGTAGCCCTCTAAGTGCATTAACAAGTTCag GGTCGTCCCCCACCTCCAGCAGCAACTCCTCAGTGAACACCATTGCTTCCTTGGGGGCGCTGCAGTCTCTGGTTGCTGGTGCTGGAGCAGGCCTTAACATGGGCTCCCTGGCAG GCATGGCAGCTCTGAATGGTAGTCTTAGCTCTGGAGGCCTATCCAATGGCTCAGGAAGCACCATGGAGGCACTGAGCCAGGCCTACTCAGGCATCCAGCAGTACGCTGCTGCTGCCCTCCCCAGCCTGTATAACCAGAGCCTGCTGTCCCAGCAGAGCGTCTCAGCAGCAGGCAGCCAAAAAGAAG CTGGGGACAGTTACAGCACCG GTCCAGAGGGTGCCAACTTGTTCATTTACCACCTGCCCCAGGAGTTTGGTGACCAAGACCTGCTCCAGATGTTCATGCCTTTCGGAAATGTCATATCTGCTAAAGTCTTCAttgacaaacagacaaacctGAGCAAGTGTTTTG GCTTTGTGAGCTATGACAACCCTGTGTCATCACAGGCAGCCATCCAGTCAATGAATGGTTTCCAGATCGGCATGAAGAGGCTGAAGGTGCAGCTGAAGCGCTCAAAGAACGACAGCAAGCCCTACTGA